The sequence below is a genomic window from Telopea speciosissima isolate NSW1024214 ecotype Mountain lineage unplaced genomic scaffold, Tspe_v1 Tspe_v1.0457, whole genome shotgun sequence.
TTGTGCCAGACTTGGGATATGGATTCTGGTGCATCAACAAACATCAACCCTATTGTCCAATGGTGGCCAATGATCCTTAGCCCAAGCAATCAAAGGATTTCTTTCCACACAAACATGATCTACCCTCCATAATTAAGATTTGAAAACTAGAGATAATGACAAATATTAGATAAGGGTACAGAATAAGGTACTAATACTAAGGAATTGCAATTGGGTTCTTTGCTCATTTCATAGAACAGACTTTTTTCTAGTGGTTCTTGGGTAGAAAAAACTTGTGGTGGATGGTTCACCTATACAATCCAATATACTCATAACAAGTATTATCTTTGGAACATTATAAATGAAAAATACTTCCAAATCTTGAATTTTGTCTTGATCAGGTATGGAGTGGCCAGTGCAATATTCTCCTATCAACTCTCAATTGCTCATATGCCCacaaaatggagaaaagaaagaagcacTTTGCTTCTATAGTGGTATTGCCAATGTGGCATGCATCTTTGTTGCTTAAGCATATGTGTGCCTCACTCCCACAAACACATTTCTAAAGCTAAAAATTGACCTTCAAGggtaaggttttaaaattcgGAATCAATTCGGAGTTCTTTTATTATTCAAAAGTCTTCCTTCTTGTGGTGAATGATTGTTTTGTTTATGGGGAAAAGAATCAAGTTTTCATTCACCCAGAAGTAGGAATTCTTTCACCGATGGTCATCATTGTACTTCGACGAATATTTGAACAAAATGAAGGATATTTCTAATCTCCAACATATAGAGAGGTAGATAATTATGATGATAGATTTGTGGGTgatggtggaggaaaactttccccatGGGAATAGGATAGTCGTGTTGCTGGTATCATACACCCCAATTTAGCTCATCTCTAGGGAGGCGTATGCCCAGGGTgttgccagggggcatccagcagTTGAGCTGTATCACACACATCTTGGCacacgcctagggatgtgtgcggcacagcccaacggctgatAGTGCCCTGGGAgttccctgctccctggagacgatcctgatcccatACACCCTCTCTTACTCTCTCCCCTTGAAGTGTAGGTCCCTTTGTATGTAAACCATGTGGTGCCTCCATTCGGAGATTCTATTGATTTAAAAATGAGAGATTCCATCCCATACCGACATCGTGTTGATGGCTTCTctactctttttttgtttttgttttttttctattttgggaaAAGAATTGCCACAATGTCAATGTGCAGATTTTTGCACATGCGCTCTCAAATCCTACCCATGGATCCCAAactggatctttatcccctgcaaTTTCTTGCCCAGTCCAGTTCCCttagtgcccctaacaaggggaGCAATGACTATTCCACctctacccgggtggggtccacccccctcttattgCAGGTACTAGGAAATTGGACTGGGCAGGGAATATTCACTCACCATCCTCTCTCATTGATGCAAAAAGACACATGTATactaaggctacgtttggtaactGAACAGTTCTTtagttcaaaaagaacaaaaaaacatgaaaaagtgtttggctttgcggTTCGTTTTTTCggtcttttagaacgaaccgaaGGTCTTGAGCACCCAAAGAACGAGAACGATTAGACAGTGTAAAAACGACGAAAACCCGTGAAGTTGGAGAAGGCTACTTGCAATCAAACGttgggaagagaaggggaagagaaggagcagcAGAGGGGGAGACCTCTACCTGCAACTCCGGCTTCAAGGTAAGAACTTCAAACCACTCTCTTATCTCTCTCtggctctctcgctctcttcctctctttgtctctctctctctctctctcgcagtGTCTGCAAATCATTTGGCGCattctctgcaactctctctcgctctcttcctctctctgtctcgctctctccctctctctctctctctctctctctctctctctctctctctctctctctctcgctctcttcctctctctgtctctctctgtcgctctcttcctctctctgtctctctctgtcgctctcttcctctctctgtctctctctctctctcagtcgtCTCTGTTTGTGAAGTTCGTTTATGATTTTGGAAAGCCCAGATCTGACAAATCTATACTGTTACACACGGTTTTCAGGAATTCGATTGCGAGACCTGGAATTGAAGGGGTTTTTTATGCTTTGACGAAGATTAGAAAGCTGTTACAGAGATTTGGGGCTTAATCGTGATCCCAAGTTGAAATCGAGGCATTCCATCCAACAGGAACGCGGTTCGCAGTTAAATTTGGGGCTTAATCGTGGTTCTGTGCATATCGGACAGTTGCAACGTAATCCGACCCccagatctttatctcctctaTTTCCCTTTGTGCCTTCATGTTTATGCGTTGCAGCCATTCTACTATTTGCTTTGTTGAGTTCAGTGATATTGAACTGCtagttgttttgttttgatatgatttttgttttaagttcTCTTCAAACCTATTTGACCAAAGCTGAAATTTGCTGTCTTTCTGGTTATCTCAACTCTCAAAAAGCAGTTGTTGGTTTTATGTCTGTTCCACATGTTTTCCATTTTCCAAAGTAGGTTTTGTTGGGGATCTTTGAAtgtgtttttatattttcactGGATAAACggaaccatataaaataaagattCATATATAATTTACTCAATGAACTGTGGATATGCAAAGAAACAGGTTCTGCAATATATGTaagtggtggagatggtggtagTTGTTTTGAAGGGCTTTGGTTGATGTGTGGCACAACTCCTCCTTTgagttcttattcttcttcttcacctaaTTGTTTGGATGATATTGATCTGGGTATGACAGGGGAGAATGGTTCAAACTTGAACTTTTGATTTCTGATACTAGGTACCCTAGGGGGACTATCATATGATTGCCCTTTAAATTATAAGTTGATTCAACTTTCATATCCATACCTTTTCTTCCTTTACTTTTTTCCACTCAGATAGGAGAAAGGGGATTGGGGAAGACAAAGAAATTACTGAGAAAGGAAGCAATGAATGGCAGGTAAGAGTAGGGTCCATCTATGTTATCTCTTAGGACCAATTTCAAAAGGTTCTGACGTTGGCACCACCATTTTTCTGTTTGTAATAATtgccttttctttgaaaaacaaaaattttctttacTTCTCATGTCCAAATTAGCCAAGTGCTTCAGTTAAGATCATTCAGTCTATGGAATCTCTTGGCTTTCTAGaatccaaaagaatggagaatataatttggtttaatctgttgtgttaattcattgacaacttgatgggcctttagctcaaattgATAGAGCACTTAGAACATGAGCAtattccaagaggatggtggttcgagtccatcaaggccctctttattcaactgttcatagcatagttagttatgccactaatccactcaagaacccaattttaatggcatctttgaaatttgacatctttttatacttactttggttatgttaatgagatattttaattttatgctaaggttggtaaaagaaaaggattttacaagtcttttttttggtataattgacaaagaaatggcattattataattaatatcaaataggaaagaaagattttaccaaacaccattttcgttctgaacagcgttcttgagaacgttaccaaacagtcattttcgatctcagaacgccgttctagACCAAGAACGTAAAAGAatgtttctagtcaagaacgggcgttttttgttcaaactgttaccaaacgtagcctaattCATGCAAAGGAGAGGGCTGGGAGCTGGATTACAAACTCCTAAATAAGGGGAGAGGGGTTTAGATAAGACAGAGTGAGTGAAACCCTGGTTTATGCGAGTGGACATATGAAAGATTCCACCCACGGATGACGTCCGAATCAGTGAATCGGATTGGGGATTGCCCGATTTCAATTTTTGCTGTTCTGATATGGAATATTCACTCCAAAATTCCCCCAATTTCTGTCCTTCCAGGCCGATTCTAGGGTTAATCGGGCTGTCTTAGTCCAAACAGATCAGAATTGAAATCGATAAAGACCGAATCTGTCACCGATTCCTGATTTTAAAACACTGAGAGAGTGAGGGAGAAGGCGATTTAAACGGACGTCCAAGCCTTTCATTAACAAACCCCATCGTCCATTTAATCAATTAATGGAAAACATCCAGTTTCTTATCAACTTCCAGGCTTCCAGCCAGCCCTGTTGAGCTTCCATCAGTTGTTTTAGTTTGATAACTTTGAATTCTATAAATTCGGAACTTCTCTTGTATCGGATGGTCCTGTGAATATGGAACTaaacccttctttttttaaCAGTAATTTCTTTTCTACTCCTTATTCTTCCTTCTTTTAACTTCTCTCAAGTCTCACCCTTCGTTTACCAAAAAGTCTCAGCCTTCTCTTCAatccttttctcctcttttttatttttattttaaaaaatggtaATTCCTTTATTATTCGTtcactaaaaactaaaaagcaGTCAATAGGCATTGGTAAATATTCCTTCTTTTTCGGTTTCCTAGTTCTTACGCAACAGTTTTTTCTGCTTCTTCGGCAATTGCATGGGACAGCGAAAGACTGAGACAGAAACAGAAATAGAGAgatgatgaagagaagaagaagaagaagaagaagagaatctcTAAATGAAACGAGACGTTAGCTTTGCTTGCCGGATGATTATGAcccatattttccttttgtttcctctATGTGTTACTCGTATGTTATCTCTTTCACTCTTTCACTCTTTCACAGACTCTGGAATTGTGAAATTTGTGGATGGATAAATGATGGGCAGAATTAGTTAGTTATAAAATGGCGATCATGGTGATGATATTGAAAGACAATAGGGATATGAGATCTCAGCTATTGAAATTTGGGGTGGCTTTGGCTCTTTCCTTTGCTGGCTTTCTCTATTCCCAACTAAGAACCAGAAGAATCCGTCCCACCACTTCCTCTCCACGCTTGCCCCAATTACCTCCTCCTCGTCCTTCAGTTTATTCCAATAACTTCGATACAGATGGAAGAGCAGACCTCAAAGACGATCTCTGTTCCACACAGGTGAAGCCTCCAGGTTCCTCCAACGATGCTTCCTTTACAACCCATTTATTTGTAAGCTTGTTTATCCCTAACCCTCTCGATTaactaatttattttttctctgaGAAGTAAatagttccaacttccaatcgGTTTTCTGGGTTTTATTTTGGGTTCCTATTGGTTCTCCTCAGGATTGTTTATTTTCCTGTTCATTAGAATAGTTACAATCGGGTTTGTGTTTTCCATCGGTTTTAATCCCTTTCCCTTGCAggaagcatcatcatcatcatcatcatcccaTCAGAAGTTCACCAATGATGGTCACGTTGTTGGGCTCTCCCTAATCAGTAAAAATTctggggaagaagagggattgcTACTGCCGGAGTTTAACGAACTCGTTCTCAAGAACTTCGAATTGACTTCCTACAACGCCAGTATTAGGAAAGAAGTAGATACGGTCATGGCAAGAAAAATAGCTGCAGAAAAAGAGGAGACAGAGCAAGAGAACATAAACTTGAGGAACATGGTTAAAGTACtgcaagagagggagaagaatctTGAGAATAAATTGCTCGAGTATTATGGCCTCAAGGAGCAAGAGACTGCAGTGATGGAGCTCCAGAATCGACTCAAACTTAACAACATGGAGGCTAAGGTTTACACTCTAAAGATCGAGTCTTTGCAGGCTGAAAACCAGAGACTGGAGGCTCGAGTGGCAGATCATGCAAGAGTCGTCTCAGAGCTTGAAACTGCTAAAGCAAAAATAAAGATGTTGAAGAAGCTAAGGTCCGATGAAGAGCAGAACAGGGAACTGCAGTCTGCTCTTCAGCGAAGGGTTGCCAACTTACAAGAACAGGAACAGATGGCTATTTTGAATGATGCTGATGTCCAAAGTAAGCTGCAAAGATTGAAGGAATTGGTGGATGAATCCGCAGAACTCAAAAAGGCTAATTCGAGCTTGCAGCGAGAAAACTCTGAGTTAGCTGAGAGGTTGAAATCCACCCAAATTCTTGCCTCTTCCATTTTGGAAGATCCAGAGGTAATAAATCATTCATCACTTGGTTGCCTatcattattttttcttatgGTCCATTCTTCATTGCTCTCGGATTGATTCTTTTGATGTTGGGATTCTTCTGGAACAGACTGAAGCACTACGGGAAGCTAACAACCGTTTGAGACGAGAAAATGAAGAATTAATGAAGGAACTCGCTAGTGTTCGATCCGATTGTTGTGCTGATGTTGAGGAGCTAGTCTATCTCAGGTGGGTTAATGCCTGCTTACGGTATGAACTAAGGAACTATCAGCCTCCACCTGGTAAAACAGTGGCAAGGGACCTCAGTAAGACCCTGAGCCCCAAGTCAGAGGAGAAAATCAAGCAGCTCATACTTGAGTACGCAAATTCAGAGGGATTTGGCAACAAGGGTGACAGTATTGTAGATTTTGATTCTGATCAGTGGTCATTATCCCAAGCTTCTTACCTCACAGATTCAGGTGAATATGATGATGCATTTTCTGATGTTTCATCTGCCACAAGAACCCACACTTcatccaaaacaaaatttttcagCAGGCTCAAAAACCTTGTACGTGGGAAAGTTAATTATAAGTCGGTAGATAGAAAGAATACAAGTTTCTCTGGATCAGGCAGGAACGAGTCTGCCTCAACCACTTCAGTTGAGGATATGGAGGGAAATTCTTGTGATACCCTTTCTTCTCACCACAATTCAAGTGTCATGGCAACACCTCTAATGGGGATTGGAGTCAGGATTGATGGACAATCAACTCAGATGACTCTTTCTCAGGGGGGTTCCTCTAGGCGTTCCTTGGATATCCAAAGACTAAGAAACGTGCACTTGGAAGAGATCAGGGATGAGGAAAGCAAACGGAGAAACAGTGATGTGGGATCATCATTTGGGTACAAGAAAATGGTTTTGGGTAAGAATGATGGTTTGTCCCCTGACAATCACCTCGATCAAAACAATCCTGATGCCCGTGATAAGTTAGAGTTGATCAATTTTGCAGAAGTTTTGAGGAGCTCTCGAGAAACTTCAAAGTCCAGGAAGTCAACAGCCTATAGTTCTTAGTTTGCATTAGAGGCTCTTACCCTCACCATTTCTGCAGCATGGGCTAGTCGGAAAATATCCAGATATATATACATGCACTAAATTCCACTTGTAAATACTATTTGTTCATACACAATAGTGTTAGAAATTAACCAAAAAGAAGTAAGCAGAACAAGGTAGCTTGTCCAACCAGTGATGAGACGGCTAATCTGATGAATCAGATGCTAAACAGTCCCTATCTTTTCTTTCAAATGGAAGTGAAGATGGCAGCATAGATGGTAATACTGTCCCTTGCATGAATATATCAGTTTTACTTGTAACATTCAAAATATAAGTCTTATCATCCATATCTCTTATAGTGAAGCTTCCCTTGTAATGAagctgaagatgaagatgaagatgaagatgccaTTATATATGTTGATTAATGATTCTCCCAAAGCACCATATCCTGTTTatcatttctttcctttttgctttattttcaTTTGTGGTGGATCAACTCCCGTTTTGTTTAGTCTCCAAGGCATTATGACGTAAACCACATCTACTACTTGACCAGAAAAACGAATAAGGGAGATGAGAAGCTCACTGATACCTGTGGCCTGCTAGAAATTATGGATGTGGAGAAGCATTGTCAAACGTATTAGATTTAGAAGCTCATGTCTCCAACCAATGCTCATGAATGTTACTCTACTCTGGACCTGTGATTACTCATGGGTTCAATGTCCTATTTCTTTAAATGTAATACAGGATGGAGACTGAAATAGATGAAAACCCATGTAATCTATTATCAGTACACAGATGTTTCAAAGTcatttcagagagagagagagagagagagagagagagagagagagagagatacattaAGCTAGTAAACAATagcttctatttctgttctTATTAGCAATGAAGTGATCATTCTATAAGGAAGAAGCAttagagaggaagagatagaTATCAATATAAAAACCATTAAACCATGGTATTTGAGTAGTAATgttttccataataataaagtaAGTGATCATCCGATGAGGGAGATGCCTTGGATGATGACTGCATCAGCAATAACCTGATTTGCTGCTTGAGATGGGTGAACGCTGTCCCAGAATATGTATTGGGTCGCATTGCTACATGTCCCTGGTGACTTGGGATTGCACAAGAATACTGTTGTTTCCACGGTCCCAGTCCCACAGCAACCCCTATTCGTCTCAGAAAACCCTAATTCAGAACCAGAGCCCACTTCTTCATTAGTATGGTTCCATATGTGTCAATCATCGTAATGAACATAGTTGAGTTTCCATCTAAATGTACATATAACTTTGGGTTTGTGCTAAATAATAACCTCGAATTCATAACAAAAGTTGGGTTCTCAGCGAAGCCCTTGGGGATATGTGGTGAGCTAAGACCAGGTGAAGGGGCAATTACATGAACAGGGTATCTTCATGTTTGGCTAATTGGAGCTTACTAAGCTTAATTAGGATGATGAGTTAAGTTAGTAAAGTGAAGTTGTTCTACCACATACCGTATTTAGAAGGAGATTTGATGGCATCCAAGAAAGGCGTGTAGATATCCAAAATAGCGATCTTAAGGCCAGGGAGTTGCTTCTGGAGGGTTGAAGCAGCTGCATTAATCTTCTTGTTGAACCCTTGTGCATCTGTGTTGATCCTTGACACACACCCATTTTTCCCCATTCCAAACAAAGTGATTGCTGCTGGCAGGCAACCCAATGGAGGCAGCGATGTTACCCCAACTCTTCTTGCCCCTAACCCATACAACTCCTGTTAAACAATTCATCAACTTAATTATCAATCTTTCATTTCATGCttgcaatttcaatttcttgacagaaaattttgaaactttcatTAGCTATTGGATTTCCtcttaagggaaaaaaatattataattataTGAACTGGTTGAaggtatgcattctcagaattgattctgagaaaatagagaaaaaacagggtttcagaatgcattctagtCCCAGAATCAATTCCAAGAATGCTTACTAAACATTGCCTTCTTTTTCTATTAACCGAAAATTAAGCATGTTAACTAATTAatgaggggaagaagaaagaacttaaagaaaatgaaagaaaaaaagtataaaCCTTAATGAAGCTTGAGAAGATTCcaacaagaaaggaagagaactGGTCAGGAGTATAGACTTTGTTGAGCAGAGGATTAACATAATAGTTCTGTACAAAATCACTATTACCAGCACCCACTAGGTAGAGTGCATCTGTTATAATGGATGCTGCTTTCTTACTCCCTGCTACCTTTGCAAGCTTTCCCTGATATTCCTTATAATACTCCAACTGCTGTGATAATGAAATCGTTTGCTGCATATAAACAAGTATTACATTTGATTAGCTTTGAGAAACTGAGATGAGATGGATTACAATAACAACAATCTATATCTTCTTACACTTAACATGGCTGTTTTGTCATAGTAACCAGATCCAGCAGAAGCAAAGTTGGCTCCAATTAGAAGGTTCTTCCCTGATGCTTGAGGGCTGAGATAAGCTGGTGCGTAAGTTGTGAAGCCCAGGGTTTCAGCTGCAAAATTaatcaaccaattcaaacccatCTGTTAAATAGATGGAACAAGCCAATAATCCATGATGAAATGGAGAAAGCAGGGGGAGAAGCATAATTAATTACCAGTAATATCAGTGGCTAGTTTTCCATTACAGAACCTTCCAGTAGGTTTATGGTTGATGAAATCTCTTCCATAAGGTGGGAAATCAGCCTTGAAGAAGGTGGACAGATAATCATTGTTTCCAACATCGACTGAAGAGTCCCCAAAGGTTATGATTGCCGGAACAAGAGCAGTAGATTCTTGTGCAAACCCACTGATGACAAACGAAGACAGCAGCAGGATCAGCAGCAACCCTGTTGTTGAAAATGAAACTCGAGCCCATGTTCGACTAAGGTCGAAGAAGAAACAGTACTCACAGACCATCTTCTATGATATAGAGTGAGTTATTAGAGTGAGTGACAATGCTGCTTGTGGGCTTGAGCTTAGTTTCAGATTTTATaataacagaagaagaagaagaagaactcatCAATGGAGCTATGATTTGAGTATGGCcatcattaaattgggtctaTGGAGTTGTTAGGGAGCATTAATTAAAGCTTTCGACATGTATATAGCTAgctatatatacttatataaaCATTTTGGTATAGGCTTAGATATTTTCTTGaactccttctctctctctctctc
It includes:
- the LOC122648095 gene encoding protein CHUP1, chloroplastic-like is translated as MAIMVMILKDNRDMRSQLLKFGVALALSFAGFLYSQLRTRRIRPTTSSPRLPQLPPPRPSVYSNNFDTDGRADLKDDLCSTQVKPPGSSNDASFTTHLFVEASSSSSSSHQKFTNDGHVVGLSLISKNSGEEEGLLLPEFNELVLKNFELTSYNASIRKEVDTVMARKIAAEKEETEQENINLRNMVKVLQEREKNLENKLLEYYGLKEQETAVMELQNRLKLNNMEAKVYTLKIESLQAENQRLEARVADHARVVSELETAKAKIKMLKKLRSDEEQNRELQSALQRRVANLQEQEQMAILNDADVQSKLQRLKELVDESAELKKANSSLQRENSELAERLKSTQILASSILEDPETEALREANNRLRRENEELMKELASVRSDCCADVEELVYLRWVNACLRYELRNYQPPPGKTVARDLSKTLSPKSEEKIKQLILEYANSEGFGNKGDSIVDFDSDQWSLSQASYLTDSGEYDDAFSDVSSATRTHTSSKTKFFSRLKNLVRGKVNYKSVDRKNTSFSGSGRNESASTTSVEDMEGNSCDTLSSHHNSSVMATPLMGIGVRIDGQSTQMTLSQGGSSRRSLDIQRLRNVHLEEIRDEESKRRNSDVGSSFGYKKMVLGKNDGLSPDNHLDQNNPDARDKLELINFAEVLRSSRETSKSRKSTAYSS
- the LOC122648096 gene encoding GDSL esterase/lipase APG; translated protein: MVCEYCFFFDLSRTWARVSFSTTGLLLILLLSSFVISGFAQESTALVPAIITFGDSSVDVGNNDYLSTFFKADFPPYGRDFINHKPTGRFCNGKLATDITAETLGFTTYAPAYLSPQASGKNLLIGANFASAGSGYYDKTAMLSQTISLSQQLEYYKEYQGKLAKVAGSKKAASIITDALYLVGAGNSDFVQNYYVNPLLNKVYTPDQFSSFLVGIFSSFIKELYGLGARRVGVTSLPPLGCLPAAITLFGMGKNGCVSRINTDAQGFNKKINAAASTLQKQLPGLKIAILDIYTPFLDAIKSPSKYGFSETNRGCCGTGTVETTVFLCNPKSPGTCSNATQYIFWDSVHPSQAANQVIADAVIIQGISLIG